A genomic window from Vagococcus sp. CY52-2 includes:
- a CDS encoding UDP-N-acetylglucosamine 1-carboxyvinyltransferase gives MKKLIINGGKKLKGTVTISGAKNSAVALIPAAILADTPVILEGVPDIKDVHSLKEILEIMGVKVTFDNHTMIIDPTNMVSIPMPSGKINSLRASYYFMGALLGKFGEGVVGLPGGCYLGPRPIDLHIKGFESLGAEVTTEHGATYLKSPNGLEGTRIYMDMVSIGATINVMLAAVKAKGRTVIENAAREPEIIDVATLLNNMGAKIRGAGTNELRIDGVTELKGCRHSIIPDRIEAGTYLSMAAAHGDGVIVQNVIYEHLESFISKLEEMGVPMTIREDSIEVHPAKNLKPINVTTVPYPGFATDLQQPITPLLLKANGKSIVTDTIYEQRVNHIPELVRMGANASIEGKMIVLNGQDDLELVGEDVTASDLRAGACLVTAGIMASGTTRISNVDNILRGYDNIIDKLTNLGADIHMEEGTDKEG, from the coding sequence ATGAAAAAATTAATTATAAATGGTGGAAAAAAATTAAAAGGCACTGTCACAATTAGTGGTGCTAAAAATAGTGCTGTTGCTTTAATTCCTGCTGCTATTTTAGCTGATACTCCTGTTATTTTAGAAGGAGTACCTGATATTAAAGATGTGCACTCTTTAAAAGAAATTTTAGAAATTATGGGTGTGAAAGTAACTTTTGATAATCATACTATGATAATTGATCCAACCAACATGGTATCCATACCAATGCCAAGTGGAAAAATTAATAGTTTACGTGCCTCATATTATTTTATGGGAGCGTTACTAGGTAAATTTGGTGAAGGTGTTGTTGGTCTTCCAGGTGGCTGTTATTTAGGACCAAGACCTATCGATTTACATATCAAAGGGTTTGAATCACTTGGAGCTGAAGTAACAACTGAACATGGAGCAACTTACTTAAAATCACCAAATGGGTTAGAAGGCACACGTATTTATATGGATATGGTGTCAATTGGTGCAACGATTAATGTCATGTTAGCGGCGGTAAAAGCAAAAGGTCGAACAGTGATTGAAAATGCCGCAAGAGAGCCTGAAATTATTGATGTCGCAACATTATTAAATAACATGGGAGCTAAAATTCGTGGCGCTGGTACGAATGAACTTCGGATTGATGGCGTGACAGAATTAAAAGGATGTCGTCATTCAATCATCCCAGATCGTATCGAAGCAGGGACTTATTTATCAATGGCAGCTGCTCATGGTGATGGTGTTATAGTCCAAAATGTTATTTATGAGCATTTAGAAAGTTTTATCTCAAAATTAGAAGAAATGGGTGTGCCAATGACTATTCGAGAAGATAGTATTGAAGTACATCCAGCTAAAAACCTAAAACCAATCAACGTTACAACGGTTCCTTATCCAGGATTTGCAACAGATTTACAACAGCCTATTACCCCACTATTATTAAAAGCCAATGGAAAAAGTATTGTGACAGATACAATATATGAGCAGCGAGTCAATCATATTCCAGAATTAGTTCGCATGGGAGCAAACGCAAGTATTGAAGGGAAAATGATTGTATTAAATGGTCAAGATGATTTAGAACTTGTAGGAGAAGATGTTACGGCGAGTGATTTACGTGCAGGTGCTTGTTTGGTAACTGCTGGTATCATGGCAAGTGGAACAACTCGCATTTCTAATGTGGATAATATTTTACGTGGGTACGATAATATCATTGATAAATTAACAAATCTAGGTGCTGATATTCATATGGAAGAAGGCACGGATAAAGAGGGATAA
- a CDS encoding class II fructose-bisphosphate aldolase, with amino-acid sequence MALVSATEMLKKAKEGKYAVGAFNTNNLEWTKAILQGAQESNSPVMIQTSMGAAKYMGGYQVCYDLVNDLIDSMGITVPVALHLDHGEYEDALKCIEIGYTSVMFDGSHLPFEENLEKAKDVVAKAHAKGVSVECEVGSIGGEEDGIIGSGELADPAECKAMSETGIDFLAAGIGNIHGSYPENWAGLSFDRLAEIAEVIDGKPMVLHGGSGIPLDQIQKAISLGVSKINVNTECQEVFAAATRKYIEEGKDLEGKGFDPRKLLAPGTTAVTELVKERIQWFGSNGKA; translated from the coding sequence ATGGCATTAGTATCAGCAACAGAAATGTTAAAAAAAGCTAAAGAGGGCAAATATGCAGTTGGTGCATTCAACACAAACAATTTAGAATGGACTAAAGCTATCCTACAAGGGGCTCAAGAATCTAATTCTCCAGTAATGATTCAAACTTCTATGGGTGCTGCAAAATATATGGGTGGTTACCAAGTATGTTATGATTTAGTTAACGACTTAATTGACTCAATGGGAATTACAGTTCCAGTAGCATTACACTTAGACCATGGTGAATACGAAGATGCATTAAAATGTATCGAAATTGGTTACACATCTGTAATGTTTGATGGTTCTCACTTACCATTTGAAGAAAATTTAGAAAAAGCAAAAGATGTTGTTGCTAAAGCTCACGCTAAAGGTGTTTCTGTAGAGTGTGAAGTTGGATCAATTGGTGGAGAAGAAGACGGCATTATCGGTTCTGGTGAATTAGCAGATCCAGCTGAATGTAAAGCAATGTCTGAAACAGGAATTGATTTCTTAGCTGCAGGTATTGGTAATATTCATGGTTCTTACCCTGAAAACTGGGCTGGTTTGAGCTTTGATCGTTTAGCTGAAATTGCTGAAGTAATCGATGGTAAACCAATGGTATTACATGGTGGTTCTGGTATTCCATTAGATCAAATCCAAAAAGCAATCTCTTTAGGCGTATCAAAAATTAACGTTAATACTGAATGTCAAGAAGTATTTGCAGCTGCAACACGTAAATACATTGAAGAAGGCAAAGACTTAGAAGGTAAAGGATTTGACCCTCGTAAATTATTAGCTCCAGGTACTACCGCAGTAACTGAGTTAGTTAAAGAACGTATCCAATGGTTTGGATCAAACGGTAAAGCATAA